A section of the Cryobacterium soli genome encodes:
- a CDS encoding isocitrate lyase/PEP mutase family protein translates to MDTFRELHHGDAPLLLPNAWDVGSALAFEAAGFPAIGTTSFGIAAGTGLPDGGGSTRAATMALAALLCRLPVHITTDIEDGYSDDPTEVAGFVAELAGLGVVGVNLEDSRDGRLVDPAVLAAKVAAIKRHSPDVFVNARVDNFWFDEEATVQAVLLRALAYADAGADGIFVPGVTDPVDIRSITAGIDLPVNVLAHPTLTVAELGALGIRRVSSGSLPYRAAVDAAVNVVVALRDNQRTPTATSYWEMQSRLEAFSD, encoded by the coding sequence ATGGACACTTTCCGGGAACTCCACCACGGTGATGCCCCGTTGCTGCTGCCCAACGCCTGGGATGTCGGCTCCGCCCTCGCCTTCGAGGCGGCGGGCTTCCCAGCCATCGGCACCACGAGCTTCGGCATCGCTGCCGGCACCGGCCTGCCCGACGGCGGTGGGTCCACCCGTGCGGCAACCATGGCCCTCGCGGCGCTCCTGTGCCGTCTGCCGGTGCACATCACCACGGATATCGAGGACGGGTACTCCGACGACCCGACCGAGGTCGCGGGCTTCGTGGCCGAACTGGCCGGCCTGGGGGTCGTCGGGGTCAACCTGGAGGACAGCCGGGACGGGCGCCTGGTGGATCCCGCGGTGCTTGCCGCCAAGGTCGCCGCGATCAAGCGACACAGTCCCGACGTATTTGTGAACGCCCGGGTGGACAACTTCTGGTTCGACGAGGAGGCCACGGTGCAGGCCGTCCTGCTCCGCGCGCTTGCCTACGCCGATGCCGGCGCCGACGGGATCTTCGTGCCCGGGGTGACTGACCCGGTGGACATCCGCAGCATCACCGCCGGCATCGACCTGCCGGTCAACGTGCTGGCCCACCCCACCCTGACGGTGGCTGAACTCGGCGCCCTGGGCATCCGCCGGGTGAGTTCGGGATCCCTGCCCTACCGCGCAGCCGTCGACGCCGCGGTGAACGTCGTTGTGGCGCTCCGCGACAACCAACGGACGCCGACCGCGACGTCCTACTGGGAGATGCAGTCGCGGCTCGAGGCATTCAGCGACTGA
- a CDS encoding GntR family transcriptional regulator produces the protein MAQLDDAEDGNSRADQAAETLRRMLIVGDLVPGQRLSESAMSERLGVSRNTLREAFRVLTHERLLVHKPHAGVFVAVPSLASIIDIYRVRRMIECQALRAAPARHPASRRMRAAVESALASREADDWIAVGTANMEFHSAIVALADSDHLDRLYANISAELRLAFGLLDDPDYLHRPYVDRNVAVLELYLAGEATQAASVLDDYLLLSERTIVAAYARQLPA, from the coding sequence GTGGCCCAACTCGACGATGCTGAAGACGGCAACTCGCGCGCCGATCAGGCCGCCGAGACACTGCGCCGGATGCTCATCGTCGGCGACCTCGTGCCCGGCCAGCGCCTCTCCGAGAGCGCCATGAGCGAGCGCCTCGGCGTCTCCCGCAACACCCTGCGTGAGGCGTTCCGTGTGCTCACCCACGAGCGCCTGCTCGTGCACAAGCCGCACGCCGGGGTGTTCGTGGCCGTGCCGTCACTCGCGTCGATCATCGACATCTACCGCGTGCGCCGCATGATCGAGTGCCAGGCGCTGCGGGCCGCCCCCGCCCGGCATCCCGCCAGCCGACGGATGCGCGCCGCCGTCGAGTCCGCACTGGCCAGCCGCGAGGCCGACGACTGGATCGCCGTGGGCACCGCCAACATGGAGTTCCACTCGGCAATCGTGGCCCTGGCCGACAGCGACCACCTCGACAGGCTCTACGCCAACATCTCCGCCGAGCTGCGCCTGGCCTTCGGTCTGCTCGACGACCCGGACTACCTGCACCGCCCCTACGTGGACCGCAACGTGGCCGTGCTCGAGCTCTACCTGGCGGGCGAGGCGACCCAGGCGGCATCCGTTCTGGATGACTACCTGCTGCTCTCCGAGCGCACCATCGTGGCCGCCTACGCGCGGCAGCTTCCCGCCTGA
- a CDS encoding MFS transporter — MCTLTPDQPQLDARASTTGSDPAPTLRGAWLALAGLSAVFLIEMLDNSILNVALPTIGRALHASTTALQWVTGAYAVVFGGLMLVFGAIADRFGRRRIMLVGLVLLGAASLATGFVTTADQLIWVRAAMGVAAAMTTPGSMALAFRLFDTEDLRVRALTLISTAGLVGLAVGPTAGGLALAVAPWQVLLLVNVPIAAFAFVGIRLGIAADLAEELHHDPIDIVGAVLGTATIVLALVTPTLFIEEGSGSWVPWTGAAATVALAIAFVVRERSARAPLLDLRLLALPLVSSGLAYKAAAGLAVAGLGYLVTLQLQFAWGWPPALAAVGMLPQVVVLLASGRLVGPFVRKLGLGRAAWISAAAVVLGLAVFGLFSRFGYGWVLVALVLVAAGMRVVGVVAGTNVLKGLPASRTSMGAALVDTSSELATAIGIAITGTILAALFTGSIATANWTAAQSSQFQTAVTVAGLSLTLLAAVLVGIGVARSPRRAPQSEGATG, encoded by the coding sequence GTGTGCACCTTGACGCCCGACCAGCCACAACTCGACGCACGAGCGTCCACGACCGGGTCCGACCCGGCCCCAACCTTGCGGGGCGCCTGGCTCGCACTCGCCGGCCTGTCGGCCGTGTTCCTCATCGAGATGCTCGACAACTCGATCCTCAATGTGGCGCTGCCCACCATCGGCAGAGCGCTGCACGCGTCGACGACGGCCCTGCAGTGGGTCACCGGCGCGTACGCCGTCGTGTTCGGCGGGCTGATGCTGGTGTTCGGCGCGATCGCCGACCGGTTCGGCCGCCGCCGGATCATGCTCGTCGGGTTGGTCCTGCTCGGAGCGGCGAGTCTGGCCACCGGGTTCGTCACCACCGCGGACCAGCTGATCTGGGTGCGTGCGGCCATGGGGGTCGCCGCCGCCATGACGACCCCGGGGTCGATGGCACTGGCCTTCCGGTTGTTCGACACGGAGGACCTGCGCGTCCGCGCGCTCACGCTTATCTCCACCGCCGGCCTCGTCGGGCTCGCGGTCGGCCCGACAGCGGGAGGGTTGGCGCTCGCGGTCGCGCCGTGGCAGGTGCTGCTCCTGGTGAACGTGCCCATCGCCGCGTTCGCCTTCGTCGGTATCCGCCTCGGCATCGCTGCCGACCTGGCGGAGGAGCTGCATCACGATCCGATCGACATCGTGGGAGCCGTTCTCGGCACGGCGACGATCGTGCTCGCTCTCGTCACTCCGACTCTGTTCATTGAGGAGGGGTCCGGGTCGTGGGTGCCGTGGACGGGTGCCGCCGCCACGGTCGCTCTGGCGATCGCCTTCGTGGTGCGGGAACGTTCCGCTCGGGCACCGCTTCTCGATCTGCGGCTCCTCGCGTTGCCGCTGGTCTCGAGCGGACTCGCGTACAAGGCGGCGGCCGGGCTGGCCGTGGCCGGCCTCGGCTATCTGGTGACCCTGCAGCTCCAGTTCGCCTGGGGCTGGCCGCCGGCCCTGGCGGCAGTGGGGATGCTGCCCCAGGTGGTGGTGCTTCTCGCCAGCGGCCGGTTGGTCGGCCCGTTCGTACGGAAGCTCGGCCTCGGTCGCGCCGCCTGGATCAGCGCCGCCGCCGTCGTGCTGGGTCTGGCGGTCTTCGGCCTGTTCAGCCGCTTCGGCTACGGCTGGGTGCTCGTCGCCCTCGTGCTGGTCGCCGCGGGAATGCGTGTGGTCGGTGTGGTCGCCGGCACCAACGTGCTCAAGGGGCTGCCGGCCAGCCGCACCTCGATGGGCGCGGCTCTGGTGGACACCTCGAGTGAGCTCGCCACCGCCATCGGCATCGCCATCACCGGCACGATCCTCGCCGCGCTCTTCACCGGGAGCATCGCCACGGCGAACTGGACCGCCGCCCAGAGCTCCCAGTTCCAAACGGCGGTCACCGTGGCGGGGCTGTCCCTCACCCTCCTCGCTGCGGTGCTCGTCGGGATCGGCGTCGCCCGCTCACCGCGGCGTGCACCGCAATCCGAGGGAGCGACGGGCTGA
- a CDS encoding DUF1905 domain-containing protein: MSTVTGPMHLSFTAPIGVLVKGDLWSCVEIPDSVELFGTGKAVRVVAQVDDQPVTAGLIPTGSGGHMLSISAKLRTKLGKDLGDTVTVLLSERLT; this comes from the coding sequence ATGAGCACGGTTACCGGCCCGATGCACCTTTCCTTCACCGCTCCCATCGGGGTGCTGGTGAAGGGCGATCTGTGGTCCTGCGTCGAGATTCCGGACTCCGTGGAGCTGTTCGGCACCGGGAAGGCCGTGCGCGTGGTCGCTCAGGTGGATGATCAGCCGGTCACGGCCGGGCTGATACCCACCGGGTCCGGTGGGCACATGCTCTCGATCAGCGCCAAACTGCGCACCAAGCTCGGCAAGGATCTCGGGGACACTGTCACCGTGCTGCTGTCGGAACGGTTGACCTGA